One genomic window of Catenulispora sp. MAP5-51 includes the following:
- a CDS encoding enolase C-terminal domain-like protein, with product MSSHETRPPEPPWLEESSGVRITGVRTILTAPTGTTLVVVRVDTNQPGLYGLGCATFTQRAKAVATVVDEYLAPQLIGRDPADITDIVSTLHVSGYWRSGPVLNNALSGIDMALWDIKGKVAGLPVWQLLGGRCRTAVPLYTHAAGVDAEEVADEVLEWIEAGYKHVRCQVAVPGGSTYGAPAAAGSGDAWDPRAYLRTVRGLFEHLRSEVGSEVELIHDVHERVHPTEAVRLAKDLEQYDLFYLEDPVAPEDLDWLRAIRSQCATPIAIGELFVNPAEYRPVVTERLCDFIRVHISAIGGLTPAWRLANLAETFGVRTAWHGPGDVSPIGHAANLALDLAGPNFGIQEQHLFAEQHREVFPGCPEIRDGHLWPSDAPGLGVDLDEALAAKFPPAAKAEPGRAWRPPRRGDGALQRP from the coding sequence GTGAGCTCGCACGAGACCCGGCCGCCGGAACCTCCGTGGCTGGAAGAGTCCTCGGGCGTCCGCATCACCGGCGTCCGGACCATCCTCACCGCGCCGACGGGAACCACCCTGGTCGTGGTGCGCGTGGACACCAACCAGCCAGGTCTCTACGGCCTCGGATGCGCGACCTTCACCCAGCGCGCGAAGGCCGTCGCCACCGTGGTCGACGAATACCTGGCGCCGCAGCTGATCGGCCGCGATCCGGCCGACATCACCGACATCGTCAGCACCCTGCATGTCTCGGGGTACTGGCGCTCCGGTCCCGTCCTGAACAACGCTCTGTCCGGTATCGACATGGCGTTGTGGGACATCAAGGGCAAGGTCGCCGGGCTCCCGGTGTGGCAGCTGCTCGGTGGCCGTTGCCGCACCGCGGTCCCGCTCTACACCCATGCCGCCGGGGTGGACGCCGAGGAGGTCGCCGACGAAGTCTTGGAATGGATCGAGGCCGGCTATAAGCACGTGCGCTGTCAGGTAGCCGTCCCTGGAGGTAGTACCTACGGTGCGCCGGCTGCCGCTGGATCCGGTGACGCGTGGGACCCCCGCGCGTATCTGCGGACGGTGCGCGGACTGTTCGAGCACCTCCGCAGCGAGGTCGGCTCCGAAGTCGAGCTGATCCATGACGTGCACGAGCGTGTGCACCCCACCGAGGCCGTCCGGCTCGCGAAGGATCTGGAGCAGTACGACCTTTTCTACCTCGAGGATCCGGTCGCCCCGGAAGACCTCGACTGGCTCCGCGCCATCCGGAGCCAGTGCGCGACGCCGATCGCGATCGGCGAGCTGTTCGTCAATCCCGCCGAGTACCGGCCGGTGGTCACCGAGCGCCTGTGCGACTTCATCAGGGTCCACATATCGGCGATCGGCGGCCTGACCCCGGCCTGGCGGCTGGCGAACCTCGCCGAGACCTTCGGCGTGCGCACCGCGTGGCACGGCCCCGGCGACGTCTCGCCGATCGGCCACGCCGCCAACCTCGCCCTGGACCTGGCCGGCCCGAACTTCGGGATCCAGGAGCAGCACCTGTTCGCCGAGCAGCACCGGGAGGTCTTCCCGGGCTGTCCGGAGATCCGGGACGGCCACCTGTGGCCGTCGGACGCGCCGGGGCTCGGCGTCGATCTCGACGAAGCCCTGGCCGCGAAGTTCCCGCCGGCCGCCAAGGCCGAGCCCGGACGCGCCTGGCGCCCCCCGCGCCGGGGCGACGGTGCCCTGCAACGCCCGTAG
- a CDS encoding glycoside hydrolase family 36 protein yields the protein MIPLPDPRRLWNDGSALEVHGTVVTRLAPGPGPIVAGESEGGVVELAGGISETTLVRLDVPLGGAVGYWHPACGWDRHLAADWMTGWRAVGLADSAPLGCLYDTDGNAMLAFATDRVVATTLVKSGVGERTGRFGVWLAMDLEPGEVCRIRIAEPGRSHADALRELARWQAPGTPLPVPDAGRTATYSTWYSYHQEVSAAAIEAEAKLAAESGCGLLILDDGWQRGGTGGGYAGCGDWEPEPEKFPDFGAHVAAVHETGLKYMAWIAPLLLGQDSAAHEELAGFAPHARPEWRCHVLDPRHARVRKFVVDSCARLVEAYGLDGLKIDFLDSASAYASGTYAGAGNTSGSASEDWIPDVGTAMRVMLAALRDRLHAARGTDFLIEFRQPYTGPAILAYANVLRASDCPADAVANRVKSLDLALLAPDAAIHSDMLMWDASATPEQAARQLLAVLHTVPQISVRLADLPAEHRAMIAFWLGFWRERRDLLTGGRLRAGRPDELYPVVTAADAERAVAVLHSAQHLVPLDLHHLQVLGGLREAAVVNATATGRVVLDLPHQADVRLTVSDACGRPVRTENTRLALGPVSVAVPPSGLCLITPVA from the coding sequence ATGATTCCCCTTCCCGACCCGCGTCGACTGTGGAACGACGGTAGTGCTCTTGAGGTGCACGGTACCGTCGTGACGCGGCTCGCCCCAGGGCCGGGACCGATCGTCGCCGGAGAATCAGAGGGCGGTGTCGTCGAGCTCGCCGGTGGGATTTCGGAGACAACGTTGGTACGTCTCGACGTCCCGCTCGGCGGTGCCGTCGGCTACTGGCACCCGGCCTGCGGCTGGGACCGCCACCTCGCCGCGGACTGGATGACCGGCTGGCGCGCGGTCGGCCTGGCCGACTCGGCCCCGCTGGGGTGTCTGTACGACACGGACGGCAACGCGATGCTCGCTTTCGCCACCGACCGCGTGGTCGCCACCACCCTGGTGAAGTCCGGAGTCGGCGAACGCACCGGCCGGTTCGGCGTCTGGCTGGCGATGGACCTGGAACCCGGCGAGGTCTGCCGGATCCGCATAGCCGAGCCCGGGCGGTCGCACGCCGACGCGCTGCGCGAGCTGGCGCGCTGGCAGGCTCCCGGGACACCGCTGCCCGTGCCGGACGCCGGCCGGACCGCGACCTACTCGACGTGGTACTCCTACCACCAAGAGGTGAGCGCGGCGGCGATCGAGGCCGAGGCGAAGCTGGCGGCCGAATCAGGATGCGGACTCCTCATCCTGGACGACGGCTGGCAGCGCGGCGGCACCGGCGGCGGCTACGCCGGGTGCGGCGACTGGGAACCGGAGCCCGAGAAGTTCCCGGACTTCGGCGCGCACGTCGCCGCGGTCCACGAGACCGGCCTGAAGTACATGGCCTGGATCGCTCCGCTGTTGCTCGGCCAGGACAGCGCGGCGCACGAAGAGCTCGCCGGTTTCGCGCCGCACGCCCGGCCCGAATGGCGCTGCCACGTCCTGGACCCGCGGCACGCACGCGTCCGCAAGTTCGTCGTCGACAGCTGTGCGCGCCTCGTCGAGGCGTACGGCCTGGACGGCCTGAAGATCGATTTCCTGGACTCCGCCTCGGCGTACGCGAGTGGGACGTACGCCGGGGCGGGAAACACCTCCGGCTCGGCCAGCGAAGACTGGATCCCGGACGTCGGCACCGCGATGCGCGTCATGCTGGCCGCTCTGCGCGACCGGCTCCACGCCGCCCGCGGCACCGACTTCCTCATCGAGTTCCGCCAGCCGTACACGGGCCCTGCGATACTCGCCTACGCGAACGTCCTGCGGGCCAGCGATTGTCCGGCCGACGCCGTCGCCAACCGCGTGAAGTCCCTGGACCTGGCGCTGCTCGCCCCGGACGCCGCGATCCACTCCGACATGCTGATGTGGGACGCGAGCGCCACCCCCGAGCAGGCCGCCCGGCAGCTGCTGGCCGTCCTGCACACCGTTCCGCAGATCTCGGTGCGGCTCGCCGATCTGCCCGCCGAGCATCGCGCCATGATCGCCTTCTGGCTCGGTTTCTGGCGGGAGCGCCGCGATCTGCTCACCGGCGGCCGGCTGCGCGCCGGGCGTCCCGACGAGCTGTATCCGGTGGTGACCGCCGCCGACGCCGAGCGCGCCGTGGCGGTCCTGCACAGCGCACAGCATCTGGTCCCGCTCGATCTGCATCATCTGCAAGTGCTGGGCGGGCTCCGCGAGGCCGCCGTGGTCAACGCCACCGCCACCGGCCGCGTCGTCCTCGACCTTCCGCACCAAGCCGACGTGCGCCTGACCGTGTCAGACGCCTGCGGTCGGCCTGTCCGCACGGAGAACACACGCCTCGCCCTCGGGCCGGTCTCCGTCGCGGTTCCCCCTTCCGGCCTGTGCCTCATCACACCTGTCGCATAA
- a CDS encoding SMP-30/gluconolactonase/LRE family protein: MRTIARLRQRCPAFRAEKGKRIPMVDPEVFVPCDAQVGEGPVVEEAAGRLVFVDIPQGRLLRADLRKPGPATEIANVGMSLGAVAPRRSGGWVAACAEGFGTLRPDGALTVRHPVLADPALRMNDAKCDSAGRFWAGSTHVSFEPGRGALHCWDTERGVRTVAEGLTLPNGLGWSPDDAVFYLADSMRRVVLRAAFDVRDGTIGPFSELIHVEGGLPDGLCVDEDGCLWLAVWGAGEVRRHDPHGRLLATVRFPVSRPSSCAFGPDGTLFVTSAREGTEAAREPLAGSVFAVDAGLRGRPASIFED, from the coding sequence GTGAGGACCATAGCCAGGCTGAGACAACGTTGTCCAGCGTTTCGGGCCGAGAAAGGAAAGCGCATTCCGATGGTCGATCCGGAGGTATTCGTACCCTGCGATGCTCAAGTCGGAGAGGGTCCGGTGGTCGAGGAAGCGGCCGGACGTCTGGTGTTCGTGGACATCCCGCAGGGCCGTCTCTTGCGGGCTGATCTGCGCAAACCGGGACCCGCGACCGAGATCGCGAACGTCGGCATGAGCCTGGGAGCGGTGGCACCGCGCCGAAGCGGAGGCTGGGTCGCCGCGTGTGCCGAAGGTTTCGGAACCCTGAGACCGGACGGCGCCCTCACCGTCCGGCATCCGGTGCTCGCCGATCCGGCGTTGCGGATGAACGACGCCAAGTGTGACTCAGCGGGCCGATTCTGGGCCGGCAGCACGCACGTGTCCTTCGAACCCGGCCGTGGGGCGCTGCACTGCTGGGATACCGAGCGCGGGGTCCGAACCGTCGCCGAAGGGCTGACGCTGCCGAACGGCCTGGGCTGGAGCCCCGACGACGCGGTCTTCTACCTGGCGGACAGCATGCGGCGGGTGGTGCTGAGGGCGGCGTTCGATGTGCGCGACGGCACGATCGGGCCCTTCAGCGAACTGATTCACGTCGAAGGCGGACTGCCCGACGGCCTGTGCGTCGACGAGGACGGCTGCCTGTGGCTCGCCGTCTGGGGCGCCGGCGAGGTGCGGCGTCACGATCCGCACGGACGGCTGCTGGCCACTGTGCGCTTTCCGGTGTCGCGGCCGTCTTCCTGCGCCTTCGGCCCCGACGGCACCTTGTTCGTGACGTCCGCGCGCGAAGGAACGGAGGCCGCGCGCGAGCCCCTGGCCGGCTCGGTCTTCGCCGTGGACGCCGGTCTGCGCGGGCGGCCGGCGAGTATATTCGAGGACTGA
- a CDS encoding LacI family DNA-binding transcriptional regulator: MSTPSAGGDIRRPTMADVARIAGVSLKTVSRVVNNVPTVDPQLVGKVNAAVAELGFRRNDMARNLRAGSSSATVGLLIEDLGNPFYAGIAAAAAQYALDRDTLLITASSEEDADRERKLLLELCERRVDGLLVVPAADADHVYLRPEIERGTPIVFLDRPPRNLRADTVLIDNAAGARMAIEHLAAAGHTRIGVVSDWLSISTMAERLGAAEKALEQAGLPYRPDLIKYGVHTVADATAAVNAMLDGPEPPTAVFALNNRLVLGALSALGGRSAQVELVGFDDFETAVFVPWPLTVVSYDVREIGRIGAELLFNRIGGDRSRPKTVVVPTELVVRSAG; encoded by the coding sequence ATGAGCACGCCCAGCGCCGGTGGCGATATACGCCGCCCGACCATGGCGGACGTGGCGCGGATCGCGGGCGTCAGCCTGAAGACGGTCTCGCGCGTGGTCAACAACGTCCCCACCGTCGACCCCCAGCTGGTCGGCAAGGTGAACGCCGCCGTCGCCGAACTCGGTTTCCGCCGCAACGACATGGCCCGCAACCTGCGGGCCGGCAGCAGTTCGGCGACGGTGGGCCTGCTCATCGAGGACCTGGGGAACCCGTTCTACGCCGGCATCGCCGCGGCGGCGGCGCAGTACGCGCTGGACCGCGACACCCTGCTGATCACGGCGAGCTCGGAGGAGGACGCCGACCGCGAGCGCAAACTGCTGCTGGAGCTGTGCGAGCGGCGGGTGGACGGCCTGCTGGTGGTCCCGGCCGCCGACGCCGACCACGTGTACCTGCGCCCGGAGATCGAGCGCGGCACGCCGATCGTGTTCCTGGACCGGCCGCCGCGCAACCTGCGCGCGGACACGGTCCTGATCGACAACGCGGCCGGGGCCCGGATGGCCATCGAGCACCTGGCCGCAGCCGGGCACACCCGGATCGGCGTGGTCTCGGACTGGCTGAGCATCTCCACGATGGCCGAGCGGCTGGGCGCCGCGGAGAAGGCGTTGGAGCAGGCCGGGCTGCCCTACCGGCCGGACCTGATCAAGTACGGCGTGCACACCGTGGCCGACGCCACCGCGGCGGTGAACGCGATGCTCGACGGCCCCGAGCCGCCGACGGCGGTGTTCGCGCTGAACAACCGGCTGGTCCTGGGCGCGCTCAGCGCGCTGGGCGGCCGCTCGGCGCAGGTGGAGCTGGTGGGCTTCGACGACTTCGAGACCGCCGTGTTCGTGCCCTGGCCGCTGACGGTGGTCTCCTACGACGTGCGCGAGATCGGGCGCATCGGCGCGGAGCTGCTGTTCAACCGGATAGGCGGGGACCGGTCGCGGCCCAAGACCGTGGTCGTGCCGACCGAGTTGGTGGTGCGCAGCGCCGGTTGA
- a CDS encoding glycoside hydrolase family 2 TIM barrel-domain containing protein, producing the protein METTNQLFAYVEDRSPGTGRAAPRAAFASDAAVLGLDGRWRFRLAAGLHDTTQDFQAPDFDDARWDEIAVPSCWQMDGVPGEPRYGAPAYTNVTYPIPLNPPHVPRENPTGEYRYAFDVPGDFPADGSRLRFEGVDSCFAVWLNGTLLGDGKGSRLPTEFDVSAALEPGRRNVIAVRVHQWSAGTYLEDQDMWWLSGIFRSAAILERPRDGISDFFVHADYDPATGQGTLRVDVTGSARLTIGELGITDADPAGPFVIAHVEPWSDERPRLYTGELVSAGERVPVRIGFRRVETADGVLLANGKPLNFRGVNRHEWHPLTGRTLSPETMLEDVLLMKRHNINAVRTSHYPPDSRFLDLCDEYGLWVVDECDLETHGFALAGWRDNPVADPAWREALLDRAERMVERDKNHPSVVIWSLGNECDSGENLAAMAAWIRERDPERLIHYEGDRDASYVDLYSRMYSNYDHVAAIGVYQEPTTSDPTVDAHRRSLPFVLCEFAHAMGNGPGGLLEYRDLFEAHPRLAGGFVWEWIDHGIAQGSHHAYGGDFGERVHDGNFVADGLLFPDRTPSPGLLEYAKLCEPVRVEGDTIRNLHHSRDTGYLRWSWRLEIDGDLIAQDELAVPPIPPGAAFRFRYPEELTKAADAAGPGERWLTLEAGLAADEPWAPAGHRVAWGQIELEDAPVTDADPLVDQAVALAADALLNATSAGGTTIDRGDAAADYLTPQRLGDTVTLGTATFDSSSGELLGLAGLAVEGFALDLWRAPIDNERWSSFTAPPLLDDWRKAGLDRLVHNVLAVESEPDAFTVTTRVGPAGRDHHLDVVYVWSATDARLSLTVHTSPNRPWPCPLPRFGVSFRLPGDLDTVSWYGLGPGEAYRDSRSAVRVGRYQSSVSDLQTPYLFPQENGNRHQVRRASLTRPDGSGLLLSGAPHFDLAVRPWSTGTLEAARHPDELEPSGQVHVHVDHAHHGVGSASCGHPLQPRHRLEATEASFTFTLEALQ; encoded by the coding sequence ATGGAGACCACCAACCAGCTGTTCGCCTACGTCGAGGACCGCTCCCCCGGCACCGGCCGCGCAGCGCCGCGTGCGGCGTTCGCCTCCGACGCCGCGGTGCTCGGGCTCGACGGACGGTGGCGGTTCCGGCTGGCCGCCGGGCTGCATGACACCACCCAGGACTTCCAGGCCCCGGACTTCGACGACGCGCGCTGGGACGAGATCGCCGTCCCGTCGTGCTGGCAGATGGACGGCGTGCCCGGCGAGCCGCGGTACGGCGCGCCGGCGTACACGAACGTCACCTACCCGATCCCGCTGAACCCGCCGCACGTCCCGCGCGAGAACCCGACCGGCGAGTACCGCTATGCCTTCGACGTCCCCGGCGACTTCCCCGCCGACGGCTCCCGGCTGCGCTTCGAGGGCGTCGACTCGTGCTTCGCGGTCTGGCTGAACGGCACGCTGCTCGGCGACGGCAAGGGCTCGCGGCTGCCCACCGAGTTCGACGTCTCGGCCGCGCTGGAACCGGGACGGCGCAACGTGATCGCGGTCCGGGTCCACCAGTGGTCGGCCGGCACCTACCTGGAAGACCAGGACATGTGGTGGCTGTCCGGCATCTTCCGGTCGGCGGCGATCCTGGAGCGGCCTCGCGACGGGATCTCGGACTTCTTCGTCCACGCCGACTACGACCCGGCCACCGGCCAGGGCACGCTCCGCGTCGACGTCACCGGCAGCGCCCGCCTCACCATCGGCGAGCTCGGCATCACCGACGCCGACCCGGCCGGGCCGTTCGTCATCGCGCACGTGGAACCGTGGAGCGACGAGCGGCCGCGCCTGTACACCGGCGAGCTGGTCAGCGCCGGCGAGCGCGTCCCGGTCCGGATCGGCTTCCGCCGCGTCGAGACCGCCGACGGCGTCCTGCTGGCCAACGGCAAGCCGCTGAATTTCCGCGGCGTGAACCGCCACGAGTGGCACCCGCTGACCGGCCGCACCCTGAGCCCCGAGACGATGCTCGAGGACGTGCTGCTGATGAAGCGGCACAACATCAACGCCGTCCGCACCTCGCACTACCCGCCGGACTCCCGCTTCCTGGACCTGTGCGACGAATACGGGCTCTGGGTCGTCGACGAGTGCGACCTGGAGACCCACGGCTTCGCCCTGGCCGGCTGGCGCGACAACCCGGTCGCCGACCCGGCGTGGCGCGAGGCGCTGCTGGACCGCGCCGAGCGCATGGTCGAGCGGGACAAGAACCACCCGAGCGTGGTGATCTGGTCGCTGGGCAACGAGTGCGACAGCGGCGAGAACCTGGCCGCGATGGCCGCGTGGATCCGGGAGCGCGACCCCGAGCGGCTGATCCACTACGAGGGCGACCGGGACGCCTCCTACGTCGACCTGTACTCGCGGATGTACTCGAACTACGACCACGTGGCCGCCATCGGCGTGTATCAGGAGCCGACGACGTCCGATCCGACCGTGGACGCGCACCGGCGCTCGCTGCCCTTCGTCCTGTGCGAGTTCGCGCACGCGATGGGCAACGGCCCCGGCGGCCTGCTGGAGTACCGCGACCTGTTCGAGGCCCATCCGCGGCTGGCCGGCGGCTTCGTCTGGGAGTGGATCGACCACGGCATCGCGCAGGGCTCGCACCACGCCTACGGCGGCGACTTCGGCGAGCGGGTGCACGACGGCAACTTCGTCGCCGACGGCCTGCTGTTCCCGGACCGCACGCCCTCGCCGGGCCTGCTGGAGTACGCAAAGCTCTGCGAACCAGTCCGCGTCGAGGGCGACACCATCCGCAACCTGCACCACAGCCGGGACACCGGATATCTGCGCTGGAGCTGGCGGCTGGAGATCGACGGCGACCTCATCGCGCAGGACGAGCTCGCCGTTCCGCCGATCCCGCCGGGCGCTGCCTTCCGCTTCCGGTACCCCGAGGAACTGACCAAGGCCGCCGACGCGGCCGGCCCCGGCGAGCGCTGGCTGACCCTGGAGGCGGGACTGGCCGCCGACGAGCCCTGGGCCCCGGCCGGGCACCGCGTCGCCTGGGGCCAGATCGAGCTGGAGGACGCACCGGTCACCGACGCCGATCCGCTGGTGGACCAGGCCGTCGCGCTGGCCGCCGACGCGCTGCTGAACGCCACTTCCGCCGGCGGCACCACGATCGACCGCGGCGACGCGGCGGCCGACTACCTGACGCCGCAACGCCTCGGCGACACCGTCACCCTCGGCACGGCCACCTTCGATTCCTCCTCCGGGGAGCTGCTGGGCCTGGCCGGACTGGCGGTCGAGGGCTTCGCGCTGGACCTGTGGCGCGCCCCGATCGACAACGAGCGCTGGTCCTCCTTCACCGCGCCGCCGCTGCTCGACGACTGGCGCAAGGCGGGCCTGGACCGGTTGGTGCACAACGTGCTCGCGGTGGAGTCCGAGCCCGACGCGTTCACCGTCACCACCCGCGTCGGGCCCGCCGGCCGGGACCACCACCTCGACGTCGTCTACGTCTGGTCGGCGACCGACGCCCGGCTGAGCCTGACCGTCCACACCTCGCCGAACCGCCCCTGGCCGTGCCCGCTCCCCCGGTTCGGGGTCTCCTTCCGCCTGCCCGGCGATCTGGACACCGTGAGCTGGTACGGGCTCGGGCCCGGCGAGGCCTACCGGGACAGCCGGTCGGCGGTGCGCGTGGGCCGCTATCAGAGCTCTGTCTCCGATCTGCAGACGCCCTACCTGTTCCCGCAGGAGAACGGCAACCGGCACCAGGTCCGCAGGGCCTCGCTCACCCGGCCCGACGGCAGCGGCCTGCTGCTGTCCGGCGCCCCGCACTTCGACCTCGCGGTGCGTCCGTGGAGCACCGGCACGCTGGAGGCGGCGCGCCACCCCGACGAGCTCGAACCCTCCGGACAGGTGCACGTCCATGTGGACCACGCACACCACGGCGTCGGAAGTGCGTCGTGCGGCCACCCCCTGCAGCCCCGCCATCGCCTCGAAGCCACGGAGGCGAGCTTCACCTTCACCCTGGAGGCGCTACAGTAG
- a CDS encoding LacI family DNA-binding transcriptional regulator, producing MPGRPTMRSVAEHAGVSHQTVSRVVNGDPTVTDAVRERVAAAMTELGYRPSAGGRAMARGRTEVVGMVIPHDPGFAFANDHLIRMMTGAEQELAARGYGMLLSTRETSKDPASAYRRFDRRRLVDGLIVEGGGGTAALPHLVELGYPVVVIGYTEDDLPMVHPDDEGGAYAVTQHLLALGHRRIGVVNGPPESRLAMDARMRGVHRAFRDARIEPGPNLIVHGDFTFESGYAAAQHLMGPPDPPTAIFAFNDAMALGVLRRLRENGRNVPGDVSVAGFDDTSAAVLGETPLTSVALQSVDLGRRAAQILLDLLDGNTTHNDETIMAGRLMVRASTAPPPAAII from the coding sequence ATGCCAGGACGGCCGACCATGCGCAGCGTCGCCGAGCACGCAGGGGTCTCGCACCAGACGGTTTCCCGCGTGGTGAACGGCGATCCGACCGTCACCGACGCGGTCCGCGAGCGCGTCGCCGCCGCCATGACCGAACTCGGCTACCGGCCCAGCGCCGGCGGCCGCGCCATGGCCCGCGGCCGCACCGAGGTGGTCGGCATGGTGATCCCGCACGACCCGGGCTTCGCCTTCGCGAACGACCACCTGATCCGCATGATGACCGGCGCGGAGCAGGAACTGGCCGCCCGCGGCTACGGCATGCTGCTGTCCACCCGCGAGACCTCCAAGGATCCGGCCTCCGCCTACCGCCGCTTCGACCGCCGCCGTCTGGTCGACGGCCTGATCGTCGAGGGCGGGGGCGGGACGGCGGCGCTGCCGCACCTGGTGGAGCTGGGCTACCCGGTCGTGGTGATCGGCTACACCGAAGACGACCTCCCCATGGTGCACCCCGACGACGAAGGCGGCGCCTACGCGGTCACCCAGCACCTGCTGGCCCTCGGCCACCGCCGTATCGGCGTGGTCAACGGCCCGCCGGAGAGCCGGCTGGCGATGGACGCGCGCATGCGCGGCGTCCACCGTGCCTTCCGCGACGCGCGCATAGAACCCGGCCCGAACCTGATCGTCCACGGGGACTTCACCTTCGAATCCGGGTACGCCGCCGCGCAGCACCTGATGGGACCGCCCGATCCGCCGACCGCGATCTTCGCCTTCAACGACGCCATGGCCCTGGGCGTCCTGCGTCGGCTGCGGGAGAACGGCCGGAACGTGCCCGGCGACGTCTCGGTCGCAGGGTTCGACGACACGTCCGCCGCGGTCCTCGGCGAGACTCCGCTGACCAGCGTCGCGCTGCAAAGCGTGGACCTGGGACGGCGCGCCGCGCAGATCCTGCTGGATCTGCTCGACGGCAACACCACGCACAACGACGAGACCATCATGGCCGGCCGGCTCATGGTGCGCGCGTCCACGGCCCCGCCACCGGCCGCCATCATCTGA
- a CDS encoding PspA/IM30 family protein encodes MSGVMKRMKLVVEAKANAALERRENPVEQLDLSYEKQLELLQKVRRGVAEVATSRKRLEIQLKGLQADYDKRGEQAKRALEVGREDLAREALVRRAPVQQQIEDMTQQYNALQAEEDKLVRASQSLQQKVDAFRTKKETIKATYAAAQATTQIGEAFSGISEEMGDVNMAIERAENKTAQLQARGAALDELVASGVLDDPTGYGKDDITRELEALSAGPGVENEMARLRNEIADGEARKQIGPGAGA; translated from the coding sequence ATGAGCGGCGTCATGAAGCGGATGAAGCTGGTCGTCGAGGCCAAGGCCAACGCGGCCCTTGAGCGCCGCGAGAATCCGGTCGAACAACTCGACCTGTCCTACGAGAAGCAGCTGGAGCTGCTGCAGAAGGTGCGCCGCGGTGTCGCGGAGGTGGCGACCAGCCGCAAGCGCCTGGAAATCCAGCTCAAGGGGCTCCAAGCCGACTACGACAAGCGCGGCGAGCAGGCCAAGCGCGCCCTGGAGGTCGGCCGCGAGGACCTGGCCCGCGAGGCCCTGGTCCGCCGCGCCCCGGTCCAGCAGCAGATCGAGGACATGACGCAGCAGTACAACGCGCTGCAGGCCGAGGAAGACAAGCTGGTCCGCGCCTCCCAGAGTCTCCAGCAGAAGGTCGACGCCTTCCGCACCAAGAAGGAGACCATCAAGGCCACCTACGCCGCGGCGCAGGCGACGACCCAGATCGGCGAGGCCTTCAGCGGCATCTCCGAGGAGATGGGCGACGTCAACATGGCCATCGAGCGCGCCGAGAACAAGACGGCGCAGCTCCAGGCCCGCGGCGCCGCCCTGGACGAACTGGTCGCCTCCGGCGTCCTGGACGACCCCACCGGCTACGGCAAGGACGACATCACCCGCGAACTGGAAGCCCTGTCCGCGGGCCCCGGCGTGGAGAACGAGATGGCGCGCCTGCGCAACGAGATCGCCGACGGCGAGGCCCGCAAGCAGATCGGCCCGGGCGCCGGCGCCTGA
- a CDS encoding DMT family transporter: MTSTASVNRTTAGVLFGVTSSVAFGAGGPFAKALIAAGFSPMQAVWVRLVGTVVVLVALCLVLRRPGQLATMRRHKWPIVVYGLVAVAACQALYFVAASRLPVGIAILLEFTGPVLVVGWEKLVRHAHVSRESAIGVLVAMAGLAVVVQIWSGVHLDAVGLAAGLGAGAGNATYFLLIDRLAGAVDPLTLTTGGMTVGMVLLTPLAAPWSAPWHILGHSVPLGSHHLPGWTLAAFIVLISTILSYLTGAAAVQRLNAPVAAGLAYVEPASATVVAWLTLGERLTPTQITGGAIVLAGAFLAQRGIGHTTVTEADSARSILGTTVTTEALIP; encoded by the coding sequence GTGACCAGCACCGCTTCCGTCAACCGCACCACTGCCGGCGTCCTGTTCGGCGTGACCTCCTCGGTGGCCTTCGGGGCCGGCGGCCCGTTCGCCAAAGCCCTGATCGCGGCCGGGTTCAGTCCGATGCAGGCGGTGTGGGTGCGCCTGGTCGGGACGGTCGTGGTGCTGGTGGCGCTGTGCCTGGTGCTCCGTCGGCCGGGACAGCTGGCGACGATGCGCCGGCACAAGTGGCCGATCGTGGTCTACGGACTGGTGGCGGTCGCGGCGTGCCAGGCGCTGTACTTCGTGGCGGCCTCGCGGCTGCCGGTCGGGATCGCGATCCTGCTGGAGTTCACCGGGCCGGTGTTGGTGGTCGGGTGGGAGAAGCTGGTGCGGCACGCGCACGTGTCGCGGGAGTCCGCGATCGGCGTCTTGGTGGCGATGGCCGGGCTGGCGGTCGTGGTGCAGATCTGGTCCGGCGTGCACCTGGACGCGGTCGGCCTGGCGGCGGGCCTGGGCGCCGGCGCCGGGAACGCGACGTACTTCCTGCTGATCGACCGCCTCGCCGGCGCGGTCGACCCGCTGACGCTCACCACCGGCGGCATGACGGTCGGCATGGTGCTGCTGACGCCGCTGGCCGCGCCGTGGTCCGCGCCCTGGCACATCCTCGGGCACTCGGTGCCGCTGGGCTCGCACCACCTGCCGGGCTGGACGCTGGCCGCGTTCATCGTGCTGATCAGCACGATCCTGTCCTACCTCACCGGCGCCGCGGCGGTCCAGCGGCTGAACGCCCCGGTCGCGGCCGGCCTGGCGTACGTCGAGCCGGCCTCGGCGACCGTCGTGGCCTGGCTCACCCTCGGCGAGCGCCTGACGCCCACTCAGATCACCGGCGGCGCCATCGTGCTGGCCGGAGCCTTCCTGGCCCAGCGCGGAATCGGGCACACCACCGTTACCGAAGCGGATTCCGCCCGGTCTATCCTGGGAACCACGGTCACCACGGAAGCGTTGATCCCATGA